Proteins encoded in a region of the Anguilla anguilla isolate fAngAng1 chromosome 10, fAngAng1.pri, whole genome shotgun sequence genome:
- the LOC118237513 gene encoding regulator of G-protein signaling 3-like isoform X10, translating to MLHTMVDFSERYLERAKDMKNRLTFLRRKSEAPAGAPAGKLDKAMKSVKPSPEEALKWGESLDKLLVHKYGLAAFRAFLRTEFSEENLEFWLACEDFKKIKSQSKMASKAKKIFSEYIAIQSCKEVNLDSHTREHTKDSLQNVSRSCFDLAQRRIYGLMEKDSYPRFLRSELYMDLVNQKKPQSTAASAS from the exons atgctCCACACCATGGTGGATTTCTCGGAGAGGTACCTGGAAAG ggccAAAGACATGAAGAACCGGCTGACTTTCCTCCGGAGGAAAAGCGAGGCTCCCGCGGGCGCCCCGGCTGGCAAGCTGGACAAAGCCATGAAGTCTGTCAA GCCCAGCCCGGAGGAGGCGCTCAAGTGGGGGGAGTCCCTGGACAAGCTGCTGGTCCACAAAT aCGGGCTGGCCGCCTTCCGAGCGTTCCTGCGCACGGAATTCAGCGAGGAGAACCTGGAGTTTTGGCTGGCGTGCGAGGACTTCAAGAAGATCAAGTCGCAGTCCAAGATGGCCTCCAAGGCGAAGAAGATCTTCTCGGAATACATCGCCATCCAGTCCTGCAAGGAG gtGAACCTGGACTCGCACACACGGGAGCACACCAAGGACAGCCTGCAGAACGTGTCGCGCTCCTGCTTCGACCTCGCCCAGCGGCGGATATACGGACTAATGGAGAAGGACTCGTACCCGCGCTTCCTGCGCTCTGAGCTCTACATGGACCTGGTCAACCAGAAGAAGCCCCAGTCCACAGCCGCGTCGGCCTCGTAG
- the LOC118237513 gene encoding regulator of G-protein signaling 3-like isoform X9, with amino-acid sequence MLLQFHALPKAGRTLPKERQSERGGENASSLTSEHCSAAGRMAKDMKNRLTFLRRKSEAPAGAPAGKLDKAMKSVKPSPEEALKWGESLDKLLVHKYGLAAFRAFLRTEFSEENLEFWLACEDFKKIKSQSKMASKAKKIFSEYIAIQSCKEVNLDSHTREHTKDSLQNVSRSCFDLAQRRIYGLMEKDSYPRFLRSELYMDLVNQKKPQSTAASAS; translated from the exons ATGCTACTTCAGTTCCATGCTCTACCTAAGGCCGGCCGCACGCTGCCAAAGGagagacagtcagagagagggggagagaacgCATCGAGTCTTACCTCGGAACACTGCAGCGCCGCAGGAAGAAT ggccAAAGACATGAAGAACCGGCTGACTTTCCTCCGGAGGAAAAGCGAGGCTCCCGCGGGCGCCCCGGCTGGCAAGCTGGACAAAGCCATGAAGTCTGTCAA GCCCAGCCCGGAGGAGGCGCTCAAGTGGGGGGAGTCCCTGGACAAGCTGCTGGTCCACAAAT aCGGGCTGGCCGCCTTCCGAGCGTTCCTGCGCACGGAATTCAGCGAGGAGAACCTGGAGTTTTGGCTGGCGTGCGAGGACTTCAAGAAGATCAAGTCGCAGTCCAAGATGGCCTCCAAGGCGAAGAAGATCTTCTCGGAATACATCGCCATCCAGTCCTGCAAGGAG gtGAACCTGGACTCGCACACACGGGAGCACACCAAGGACAGCCTGCAGAACGTGTCGCGCTCCTGCTTCGACCTCGCCCAGCGGCGGATATACGGACTAATGGAGAAGGACTCGTACCCGCGCTTCCTGCGCTCTGAGCTCTACATGGACCTGGTCAACCAGAAGAAGCCCCAGTCCACAGCCGCGTCGGCCTCGTAG